Proteins from a single region of Hordeum vulgare subsp. vulgare unplaced genomic scaffold, MorexV3_pseudomolecules_assembly, whole genome shotgun sequence:
- the LOC123418292 gene encoding NAD(P)H-quinone oxidoreductase subunit 2 A, chloroplastic — MIWHVQNENFILDSTRIFMKAFHLLLFNGSFIFPECILIFGLILLLMIDSTSDQKDRPWFYFISSTSLVISITALLFRWREEPIISFSGNFQTNNFNEIFQFLILLCSTLCIPLSVEYIECTEMAITEFLLFVLTATLGGMFLCGANDLITIFVAPECFSLCSYLLSGYTKRDLRSNEATMKYLLMGGASSSILVHGFSWLYGSSGGEIELQEIVNGLINTQMYNSPGISIALISITVGLGFKLSPAPFHQWTPDVYEGSPTPVVAFLSVTSKVAASASATRILDIPFYFSSNEWHLLLEILAILSMILGNLLAITQTSMKRMLAYSSIGQIGYVIIGIIVGDSNDGYASMITYMLFYISMNLGTFACIVLFGLRTGTDNIRDYAGLYMKDPFLALSLALCLLSLGGLPPLAGFFGKLYLFWCGWQAGLYFLVSIGLLTSVLSIYYYLKIIKLLMTGRNQEITPYVRNYRRSPLRSNNSIELSMTVCVIASTIPGISMNPILAIAQDTLF, encoded by the exons ATGATCTGGCATGTACAGAATGAAAACTTCATTCTCGATTCTACGAGAATTTTTATGAAAGCGTTTCATTTGCTTCTCTTCAATGGAAGTTTCATTTTCCCAGAATGTATCCTAATTTTTGGCCTAATTCTTCTTCTGATGATCGATTCAACCTCTGATCAAAAAGATAGACCTTGGTTCTATTTCATCTCTTCAACAAGTTTAGTAATAAGCATAACGGCCCTATTGTTCCGATGGAGAGAAGAACCTATAATTAGCTTTTCGGGAAATTTCCAAACGAACAATTTCAACGAAATCTTTCAATTTCTCATTTTATTATGTTCAACTTTATGTATTCCTCTATCCgtagagtacattgaatgtacagaAATGGCTATAACAGAGTTTCTGTTATTCGTATTAACAGCTACTCTAGGGGGAATGTTTTTATGTGGTGCTAACGATTTAATAACTATCTTTGTAGCTCCAGAATGTTTCAGTTTATGTTCCTACCTATTGTCTGGATATACCAAGAGAGATCTACGGTCTAATGAGGCTACTATGAAATATTTACTCATGGGTGGGGCAAGCTCTTCTATTCTGGTTCATGGTTTCTCTTGGCTATATGGTTCATCTGGGGGGGAGATCGAGCTTCAAGAAATTGTGAACGGTCTTATCAATACACAAATGTATAACTCCCCAGGAATTTCAATTGCGCTTATATCCATCACTGTAGGACTTGGGTTCAAGCTTTCCCCAGCCCCTTTTCATCAATGGACTCCTGACGTCTACGAAGGA TCCCCCACTCCAGTCGTTGCTTTTCTTTCTGTTACTTCGAAagtagctgcttcagcttcagccacgcgaattctcgatattcctttttatttctcatcaaacgaatggcatcttcttctggaaatcctagctattcttagcatgattttgGGGAATCTCCTTGCTATTACTCAAACAAGCATGAAACGTATGCTTGCATATTCGTCCATAGGGCAAATCGGATATGTAATTATTGGAATAATTGTTGGAGACTCAAATGATGGATATGCAAGCATGATAACTTATATGCTGTTCTATATCTCCATGAATCTAGGAACTTTTGCTTGCATTGTATTATTTGGTCTACGTACCGGAACTGATAACATTCGAGATTATGCAGGATTATACATGAAAGATCCTTTTTTGGCTCTCTCTTTAGCCCTATGTCTCTTATCCCTAGGAGGCCTTCCTCCACTAGCAGGTTTCTTCGGAAAACTCTATCTATTCTGGTGTGGATGGCAAGCAGGCCTATATTTCTTGGTTTCAATAGGACTCCTTACGAGCGTTCTTTCTATCTACTATTATCTAAAAATAATCAAGTTATTAATGACTGGACGAAACCAAGAAATAACCCCTTATGTGCGAAATTATAGAAGATCCCCTTTAAGATCAAACAATTCCATCGAATTGAGTATGACTGTATGTGTGATAGCATCTACTATACCAGGAATATCAATGAACCCCATTCTTGCAATTGCTCAGGATACCCTCTTTTAG